The following are from one region of the Stanieria sp. NIES-3757 genome:
- a CDS encoding ferredoxin (2Fe-2S) has protein sequence MSQSYQVTINHQGTTQTIEVPSEQTILQAALDAGIELPYSCSAGVCTTCAAKLSKGEVEQSDGMGLSRELQREGYALLCVSYPRSDIQLVSEQEEMVYQRQFGQPS, from the coding sequence ATGTCTCAAAGTTATCAAGTTACAATTAATCATCAGGGAACAACCCAAACCATAGAAGTTCCATCAGAACAAACTATTCTTCAAGCAGCTTTGGATGCGGGAATAGAATTACCTTATTCGTGTAGTGCTGGAGTTTGTACTACCTGTGCAGCCAAATTGAGTAAGGGTGAAGTCGAACAAAGTGATGGGATGGGGCTTTCTCGCGAATTACAAAGAGAAGGTTATGCTCTTTTATGTGTTTCTTATCCTCGTTCAGATATTCAATTAGTATCAGAACAAGAAGAAATGGTTTATCAAAGACAATTTGGACAACCTTCTTAA
- a CDS encoding S-formylglutathione hydrolase, with translation MSNSLNLKSQHLCFGGTVAYYSHQSSICNGKMNFAVYLPPQAKTQAVPILYYLSGLTCTEENFTVKAGAQLYAAKYGIMLVIPDTSPRQTGIPDEEASWDLGTGAGFYVDATIAPWQQYYQMYSYVTKELPALIAANFPVNIHKQGIFGHSMGGHGALICALKNPTQYLSVSAFAPICAPMSCPWGEKAFTAYLGTDREQWQAYDASELIKIQQLNFPILIDQGTADPFLEQQQLLPEVFESACQQVGQPLQLRYQEGYDHSYFAIASLMADHFRYHSSYLCQ, from the coding sequence ATGTCTAATTCTTTAAATTTAAAATCTCAACATCTTTGTTTTGGGGGAACAGTTGCTTATTATTCCCATCAATCTTCAATTTGTAATGGCAAAATGAATTTTGCTGTCTATCTACCCCCACAAGCAAAAACTCAAGCTGTTCCTATTCTTTATTATCTTTCGGGCTTAACCTGCACCGAAGAAAATTTTACCGTTAAAGCAGGAGCGCAGCTTTATGCAGCCAAATATGGCATCATGTTGGTTATTCCCGATACCTCTCCTCGTCAGACAGGAATTCCCGATGAAGAAGCTAGTTGGGATTTAGGTACTGGTGCAGGTTTTTACGTAGATGCAACAATTGCACCTTGGCAACAGTATTATCAGATGTATAGTTATGTAACTAAAGAACTACCAGCTTTAATTGCAGCTAATTTTCCTGTAAATATTCATAAACAAGGAATTTTTGGTCATTCAATGGGAGGACACGGCGCATTAATTTGTGCTTTAAAAAATCCCACCCAATATCTTTCTGTTTCAGCTTTTGCTCCTATTTGCGCGCCGATGAGTTGTCCTTGGGGAGAGAAAGCATTTACCGCTTATTTAGGTACAGATAGAGAGCAGTGGCAAGCTTATGATGCTAGTGAATTAATTAAGATACAACAACTTAATTTTCCAATCCTCATCGATCAGGGTACAGCCGACCCTTTTCTTGAGCAACAACAACTACTGCCAGAAGTCTTTGAATCTGCTTGCCAACAAGTAGGTCAACCCTTACAACTTAGATATCAAGAAGGATACGACCATAGCTATTTTGCGATCGCTAGTTTGATGGCAGATCATTTTCGTTATCACTCTTCCTATTTATGCCAGTAG
- a CDS encoding ferric uptake regulator, Fur family, translating into MKAQRTRSQERILQLLKNVKGSVSAQDLYIKLRKSNQNMGLATVYRSLEALKLQGEIQVRTLPNGESVYSSIHQDQHHLTCVNCGISIPIAECPVHDLEHQLEQSHQFKVYYHTLEFFGVCDRCQLAQNV; encoded by the coding sequence ATGAAAGCTCAACGTACTCGTTCTCAAGAGCGTATTCTCCAGTTACTCAAAAATGTTAAAGGATCAGTTTCTGCCCAAGATCTCTATATCAAACTACGTAAAAGTAATCAAAATATGGGGTTAGCAACTGTCTATCGTTCTTTAGAAGCTCTTAAACTTCAAGGAGAAATACAGGTACGTACTTTACCTAATGGCGAATCGGTTTATAGTTCAATTCATCAAGACCAACATCACCTTACCTGTGTCAATTGTGGTATCTCAATCCCTATTGCAGAATGCCCTGTCCACGATCTAGAACATCAACTAGAACAGTCTCACCAGTTTAAAGTTTACTATCATACTTTAGAATTTTTTGGAGTCTGCGATCGCTGTCAATTAGCTCAAAATGTCTAA
- the rph gene encoding ribonuclease PH yields MSWQRPDGRKLDQMRSLVFQCDFTSSPAASVLTNWGKTKVLCTASIKPGVPKFLIDSGQGWLTAEYRMLPSATVPRQQREWLKLSGRTQEIQRLIGRSLRAAIDLKALGERTITIDADVLQADAGTRTASITGGYVALTQAINKLLAQKELQSSPMVSPVAAVSVGLIEGEAFLDLDYPEDVAANVDFNVVMNGNFDLIEVQGTAESGSFSRPQMNQMLDLAEKGIQELLALQQQVISNK; encoded by the coding sequence ATGTCTTGGCAACGCCCAGATGGACGAAAATTGGATCAAATGCGTTCTCTTGTGTTCCAATGTGACTTTACTTCTTCTCCTGCTGCTTCTGTTTTAACTAATTGGGGAAAGACAAAGGTTCTTTGTACTGCTAGTATTAAACCAGGAGTACCCAAATTTCTAATCGATAGTGGACAGGGATGGTTAACTGCCGAATATAGAATGCTTCCTAGTGCAACTGTACCACGTCAACAACGAGAATGGCTCAAATTGTCTGGACGTACTCAAGAAATTCAAAGATTAATTGGTAGAAGTTTACGCGCTGCGATCGATCTTAAAGCACTTGGAGAAAGAACGATTACTATTGATGCAGATGTCTTGCAAGCCGATGCAGGAACTCGTACCGCTTCGATTACGGGAGGTTATGTTGCCTTAACCCAAGCAATTAATAAGTTATTGGCACAAAAAGAACTTCAATCATCTCCCATGGTATCTCCTGTAGCTGCGGTTTCGGTTGGTTTAATTGAAGGAGAAGCTTTTTTAGATTTAGACTATCCTGAAGATGTGGCTGCTAATGTAGATTTTAATGTAGTGATGAATGGTAACTTCGATTTAATTGAAGTACAAGGTACAGCAGAATCAGGTAGTTTTTCTCGCCCACAAATGAATCAAATGTTGGATTTAGCAGAAAAAGGTATTCAAGAATTATTGGCATTGCAACAACAAGTAATAAGTAATAAGTAA
- a CDS encoding NUDIX hydrolase, with protein MNQSPIAVALAILHQGDRFLMQLRDDLPGIKYPGHWGLFGGHLEVEETPEAGLEREILEELHYQIVNPIKFGCYADQQVIRHVFHAPLEVAIDTLVLGEGWDLRLLSLDEILSGYSYSQKAGRNQPVGKIHQQILLDFLKWQNLAGETK; from the coding sequence ATGAATCAGTCACCTATTGCTGTTGCATTAGCCATCCTCCACCAAGGCGATCGATTTTTAATGCAGTTGAGAGATGATCTTCCAGGGATTAAGTATCCTGGACATTGGGGTTTATTTGGTGGTCATCTTGAGGTAGAAGAAACTCCTGAAGCAGGATTAGAACGAGAAATACTCGAAGAACTTCATTATCAAATTGTCAATCCGATTAAATTTGGCTGTTATGCCGATCAGCAAGTAATTCGTCACGTTTTTCATGCACCGTTAGAAGTAGCAATTGATACTTTGGTTTTGGGAGAAGGCTGGGATTTACGGTTATTGAGTTTAGATGAAATTCTCTCTGGTTATAGTTATTCTCAAAAAGCAGGTCGCAATCAACCAGTAGGAAAAATTCATCAACAAATCTTGTTAGACTTTTTAAAGTGGCAAAATTTAGCAGGTGAAACCAAATAA
- a CDS encoding primosomal protein N' has product MESNQISRSYEVDSEPLSNYSAQIIDAVEANTAFRSSSNKAVTFVAEETKLYQTGSNQPQWVEVLVDCPGIQGLYTYSLPSDLIVNLGDILSVPFGAQIIGGIAIRLCHLPPIDLELSRIRPVEDVITSGFFPQSYWQLLQQVAQYYCSDLMSVIRVALPPGLLERSQRRIRLKPESIPSGAETFCSVVAGKILRLLQNQAEGDYSVNYLKNQVKGAIRGIRELGKRGWIESYLEPPRPIQAKLKTAVTLINDNFLLDLTTRQREILQILKNNGGEIWLTELIQMCRTTSTTVKKLADKGYVALSEREILRKEQGIAQLPDIPKQLNQAQAKALATINNIEGTAEVLLHGVTGSGKTEVYLQAIAPILAAGKSALVLVPEIGLTPQLTDRFRARFGEQVCVYHSALSDGERYDTWRQMIQGEPQVVIGTRSAIFAPLPNLGLIVLDEEHDSSFKQTSPIPTYHARKVAQLRSQLEDCPLILGSATPSLESWVNVSAHGDAPLPSEKLLYLSLPERIEARPFPSIKIVDLREELNRGNRSIFSKSLQSALITMKQRGQQGILFIPRRGHSTFVSCRSCGYVVECPHCDVSLSYHYTHEGATPLLRCHYCNYVSLQPKQCPECESPYLKFFGSGTQKVTQELNKLFPDLECIRFDSDTTRTKGAHRQLLARFAAGEADILVGTQMLTKGLDLAGVTVVGVVAADGLLHRSDYRAGERAFQTLTQVAGRAGRGEEAGRVIIQTYSPEHPVIQAVQAHDYVSFSNTELQQRAELNYPPYGNLILIKFSGVEEREVQQTAEIVAEQCISLLSSQTQILGPAPASIRRVARRYRWQILIKFAADEKENLPDLNQLRSLCSQSVSMVIDVDPMNID; this is encoded by the coding sequence GTGGAAAGTAATCAAATTTCTCGCTCTTATGAGGTGGATTCTGAACCACTAAGTAACTATTCGGCACAGATAATTGATGCAGTCGAAGCGAATACTGCTTTTAGATCTTCATCAAACAAAGCAGTAACTTTTGTAGCAGAAGAGACTAAACTTTATCAAACTGGATCCAATCAACCACAATGGGTGGAAGTTTTAGTAGATTGCCCAGGTATCCAAGGTTTATACACTTATTCCTTACCATCGGATTTAATAGTAAATCTAGGAGATATCCTCAGTGTGCCTTTTGGGGCGCAAATTATTGGCGGTATTGCCATTAGGCTTTGTCATTTACCACCAATAGATTTAGAATTAAGTCGTATTCGTCCAGTAGAGGACGTAATCACTTCAGGTTTTTTTCCCCAATCTTATTGGCAATTACTTCAGCAGGTAGCCCAATATTACTGTAGTGATTTGATGAGTGTAATTAGGGTAGCACTTCCTCCTGGCTTATTAGAGCGATCGCAACGAAGAATTCGTCTCAAACCAGAATCAATTCCTTCAGGTGCAGAAACCTTTTGTAGTGTAGTCGCAGGAAAGATTTTACGATTACTGCAAAATCAAGCAGAAGGAGATTACAGCGTTAACTATCTAAAAAATCAAGTCAAAGGTGCGATTAGAGGGATTAGGGAATTAGGTAAACGTGGTTGGATCGAAAGTTATCTTGAACCTCCTCGACCTATTCAAGCTAAATTAAAAACGGCAGTTACACTGATTAATGATAATTTCCTGCTCGATCTCACTACTCGTCAAAGAGAAATTTTACAAATCCTGAAAAATAACGGTGGAGAAATTTGGCTGACAGAATTGATCCAAATGTGTCGTACTACCTCAACGACAGTTAAGAAATTAGCAGATAAGGGCTATGTCGCTTTATCAGAACGAGAAATATTAAGAAAAGAACAAGGAATTGCTCAATTACCAGACATTCCTAAACAACTTAATCAAGCCCAAGCCAAAGCTCTAGCAACTATTAATAACATAGAGGGAACGGCTGAAGTATTACTACATGGAGTAACAGGTTCGGGAAAAACAGAAGTCTACTTACAAGCGATCGCGCCAATTTTAGCAGCAGGTAAATCTGCGTTAGTTTTAGTTCCTGAAATTGGTTTAACTCCCCAACTCACAGATCGTTTTCGCGCTCGTTTTGGCGAACAAGTTTGTGTTTATCACAGTGCCTTGTCTGATGGAGAACGTTATGATACTTGGCGACAAATGATTCAAGGAGAACCCCAGGTAGTCATCGGTACTCGTTCGGCTATTTTTGCTCCCTTACCAAATCTAGGTTTAATTGTACTTGATGAAGAACACGACTCCAGTTTCAAACAAACCTCTCCCATTCCCACCTATCATGCTAGAAAAGTTGCTCAACTGCGATCGCAACTAGAAGATTGTCCCCTAATTTTAGGTTCGGCAACACCTTCTCTAGAAAGTTGGGTGAACGTATCCGCGCATGGTGATGCACCCTTACCAAGCGAGAAATTATTATATTTATCTCTACCAGAAAGAATTGAGGCACGCCCTTTCCCATCCATAAAAATAGTTGATTTACGAGAAGAATTAAATCGGGGTAATCGTTCGATTTTTAGTAAATCTCTTCAATCCGCCTTGATAACTATGAAACAACGAGGGCAACAAGGTATTTTATTTATTCCTAGAAGGGGACACAGTACCTTTGTTTCTTGTCGTAGTTGTGGCTATGTAGTCGAATGTCCTCATTGCGATGTTTCCCTTTCCTATCATTATACCCATGAAGGTGCAACGCCCCTACTGCGTTGTCACTACTGTAATTATGTTTCGTTGCAACCCAAGCAATGCCCTGAATGCGAATCTCCTTATCTCAAATTTTTTGGTAGTGGTACTCAAAAAGTTACTCAGGAATTAAATAAACTTTTTCCCGATCTCGAATGTATCCGTTTTGATAGTGATACAACTAGAACTAAAGGCGCACACCGTCAACTTTTAGCGCGTTTTGCTGCGGGTGAAGCAGATATCTTGGTTGGTACCCAAATGTTGACTAAGGGATTAGATCTAGCAGGAGTAACTGTAGTCGGAGTAGTTGCTGCGGATGGTTTATTGCATCGTTCAGATTATCGCGCTGGAGAAAGAGCTTTTCAAACTTTAACTCAAGTCGCAGGAAGGGCAGGCAGAGGAGAAGAAGCAGGTAGAGTTATTATTCAAACTTATTCACCAGAACATCCCGTGATTCAAGCAGTTCAAGCTCATGATTATGTGAGTTTTAGTAATACTGAATTGCAACAAAGAGCAGAATTAAATTATCCTCCCTATGGCAATTTAATTTTAATTAAATTCAGTGGAGTAGAAGAAAGGGAAGTACAACAAACTGCCGAAATTGTTGCGGAACAATGTATTAGTTTATTAAGTTCTCAAACTCAGATTTTAGGGCCTGCACCTGCTAGTATTAGGAGAGTTGCTCGTCGTTATCGCTGGCAAATTTTAATCAAGTTTGCTGCTGATGAAAAAGAAAATTTACCCGATTTAAATCAATTACGTTCTCTTTGTTCTCAATCAGTAAGCATGGTTATTGATGTCGATCCAATGAATATTGATTAA
- a CDS encoding metallophosphoesterase has product MALIINEPLKIERIAIAIANLPQSLQGKKIVQFSDLHYDGIRLSEQFLAEAINLSNEENPDLVVLTGDFVTDDPSPIENLALRLKRLTAKTGLYACLGNHDYCRRYPNSQQQITNALTAVDIQVLWNEIAYPWGQDLALVGLADFWSREFQPEPVFNQIAPETPRIVLSHNPDSAEILKPWRVDLQLSGHTHGGQVVIPGYGAAPILLQQIRKTTPKSISKHIPFLRECYRVVKYWQWSEGWHQVGNNQLYVNRGLGTYAPGRLFCPPEMTVITLESRE; this is encoded by the coding sequence ATGGCTTTAATTATCAACGAACCTTTAAAAATAGAAAGAATTGCGATCGCGATTGCTAATTTACCCCAGTCTTTACAAGGAAAGAAAATTGTTCAGTTTTCCGATCTACACTATGACGGAATTCGTTTATCAGAGCAATTCTTAGCTGAAGCGATCAATTTAAGTAATGAAGAAAATCCCGATCTGGTAGTATTAACAGGAGACTTTGTTACTGACGATCCCAGTCCGATTGAAAATTTAGCATTGAGGTTAAAACGTTTAACAGCTAAAACAGGTTTATATGCTTGTTTAGGTAATCATGATTATTGTCGTCGTTATCCTAACTCTCAACAACAAATTACCAATGCACTTACAGCAGTAGATATTCAGGTACTTTGGAATGAAATTGCTTATCCTTGGGGACAAGACTTAGCTTTAGTTGGATTGGCAGATTTTTGGTCGCGAGAATTTCAACCTGAACCCGTATTTAACCAAATTGCGCCCGAAACCCCTCGAATTGTCTTATCTCATAATCCTGATTCCGCAGAAATTTTAAAACCGTGGCGAGTTGATTTACAACTTTCAGGTCATACTCATGGTGGTCAAGTAGTTATACCTGGTTATGGTGCTGCACCAATTTTATTACAGCAGATTAGAAAGACTACTCCTAAATCTATTAGTAAACATATTCCTTTTTTGCGAGAATGTTATCGAGTTGTTAAATACTGGCAATGGTCAGAAGGATGGCATCAAGTAGGTAATAATCAGTTATACGTCAATCGTGGTTTAGGAACTTATGCCCCTGGTAGACTTTTTTGTCCGCCAGAAATGACAGTGATTACCTTAGAATCAAGAGAGTAA
- a CDS encoding Methenyltetrahydrofolate cyclohydrolase, translating to MPAQTAQILDGKALAQKIQLQLQNQVRSLQTKIGRPPGLAVLMVGDNPASAVYVRNKEKSCQKVGIASLGQHFPENTSQAELEQVIQQLNHDDRVDGILVQLPLPKHLNAVALLHTIDPKKDADGLHPVNLGHLVRSEAGLRSCTPAGVMKLLAEYQIPLAGKKAVVVGRSILVGKPLALMLLEENATVTIAHSRTQDLAAVCREADLLIAAVGKPELITAAMVKPGAVVIDVGINRVENEQGKSQLVGDVDFDGIAEVAEYITPVPGGIGPMTVAMLLQNTVTSYCRTYGC from the coding sequence ATGCCTGCTCAAACAGCCCAAATTCTGGATGGTAAAGCCTTAGCTCAAAAAATTCAGCTTCAGTTACAAAATCAAGTGCGATCGCTACAAACTAAAATTGGTCGTCCTCCAGGTTTAGCTGTGTTAATGGTAGGAGATAATCCAGCTAGTGCGGTCTATGTTCGTAATAAGGAAAAGTCTTGTCAGAAGGTAGGAATTGCTTCTTTAGGGCAGCATTTTCCAGAAAATACGTCTCAAGCAGAGTTAGAACAGGTTATTCAACAATTAAATCACGACGATCGCGTTGATGGGATTCTGGTTCAATTGCCTCTACCCAAGCACCTCAATGCCGTAGCTTTACTTCACACTATCGATCCTAAGAAAGATGCTGATGGACTTCATCCAGTGAATTTAGGTCACTTAGTCCGTTCTGAAGCTGGTTTACGTAGTTGTACACCTGCTGGAGTCATGAAATTACTAGCAGAATATCAAATTCCTCTGGCAGGAAAAAAAGCGGTAGTTGTCGGCAGAAGTATTTTAGTTGGTAAACCTTTAGCACTGATGTTATTGGAAGAAAATGCAACCGTCACTATTGCTCATTCTCGTACTCAAGATTTAGCTGCGGTCTGTCGAGAAGCAGATCTTTTAATTGCAGCCGTAGGTAAACCAGAATTAATTACAGCAGCAATGGTTAAACCTGGTGCGGTAGTGATCGATGTTGGTATTAATCGTGTTGAAAACGAACAAGGCAAATCTCAACTAGTAGGAGATGTAGATTTTGATGGAATTGCTGAGGTAGCCGAATATATTACTCCTGTTCCTGGTGGAATTGGTCCAATGACGGTAGCAATGTTGTTACAAAATACTGTTACAAGTTATTGTCGAACTTATGGGTGTTGA
- a CDS encoding Squalene/phytoene synthase, protein MTVLTNALEILKQTSRTFYIPIVRLPGELQAAVASGYLCMRAIDEIEDHPQLDNSTKAQLLHQVSFQLQQIVNLGSAGTISQSLSNYQNILPEVTLRLDEWARLAPETIAPRIWDATAAMADRMAYWAEKNWQIETEVELDHYTFSVAGAVGLLLSDLWAWYDNTQTNRSYAIGFGRGLQAVNIIRNHSEDLTRGVNFLPQGWSKEDLQVYARRNLYLADLYTKQLKPGPALDFCQIPLVLAHGTLDAIAMGKEKLSRSDVLTLVQQFKQIKSA, encoded by the coding sequence ATGACCGTACTTACCAATGCTTTAGAAATTCTCAAGCAAACCAGTCGGACTTTCTACATCCCCATTGTTCGTTTACCTGGAGAGTTGCAAGCAGCAGTGGCATCAGGGTATCTCTGTATGCGTGCAATTGACGAAATTGAAGATCATCCCCAATTAGATAACTCGACCAAAGCTCAACTCTTACATCAAGTCAGCTTTCAACTTCAGCAAATCGTTAATCTGGGTTCTGCTGGTACTATTAGTCAGAGTTTATCTAATTATCAAAATATTCTGCCAGAGGTAACACTCCGTCTCGATGAATGGGCAAGACTTGCGCCAGAAACCATTGCACCTCGAATTTGGGATGCTACTGCTGCAATGGCGGATCGCATGGCTTATTGGGCAGAAAAGAATTGGCAGATTGAAACAGAAGTAGAGCTAGACCATTATACTTTTAGTGTAGCTGGCGCAGTCGGATTATTATTATCAGATTTGTGGGCTTGGTATGACAATACCCAAACTAATCGTTCTTACGCAATTGGTTTTGGTCGCGGTTTACAAGCAGTCAATATTATTCGTAATCACAGTGAAGATCTAACCAGAGGAGTCAACTTTTTGCCTCAAGGGTGGAGTAAAGAAGATTTACAAGTTTATGCTCGTCGTAACCTATATTTAGCCGATTTGTATACTAAACAATTAAAACCTGGTCCCGCTTTAGATTTTTGTCAAATTCCTTTAGTTTTAGCCCACGGAACTCTAGATGCGATCGCAATGGGCAAAGAAAAACTCAGTCGTAGCGATGTTCTTACCCTAGTTCAACAATTCAAGCAAATTAAATCAGCCTAA
- a CDS encoding aminotransferase, class I and II, whose translation MRDRFLFIRSDLAQLAAYVPNPGGEVTTALDCLDANESPFDLPSQLKEKLAWHYQQEIASNRYPDGSHQVLKELIAQYVNESAEIDPGFTTDHVSVGNGSDELIRSLLIATCLGGEGSILVANPTFSMYAILAKTLGIPIVSVERLEADFSIDLHSAQKALNYSQNPPIRVVFVVHPNSPTGNALTPAEMDWLRSLPEDILVVIDEAYFEFSQTSVVSELQQHPNWVILRTFSKAFRLATHRVGYAIAHPELITVLEKVRLPYNLPAFSQAAATIALQHRDLILPSVADLVQERDKLWQTLAEIEQVQVWQSSANFLYLRLQDRNLEEIVQQLKIQGTVIRHTGGGLRITIGTQAENLRTLQRLKAVIG comes from the coding sequence ATGCGCGATCGCTTTCTATTTATTCGTTCGGATTTGGCTCAATTAGCAGCTTATGTGCCTAATCCTGGAGGAGAGGTTACGACTGCTTTAGATTGTCTTGATGCTAATGAAAGTCCCTTCGATTTACCTAGTCAATTAAAAGAGAAATTAGCTTGGCATTATCAGCAAGAGATTGCTAGCAATCGCTATCCTGATGGTTCTCATCAAGTTTTAAAAGAGTTAATTGCCCAATATGTTAACGAGTCTGCTGAAATCGATCCTGGGTTTACCACAGATCATGTTTCGGTAGGAAATGGTTCTGATGAATTGATTCGTTCTTTGTTGATTGCTACTTGTCTAGGTGGAGAAGGTTCAATTTTAGTTGCTAACCCCACTTTTTCGATGTATGCAATCTTAGCCAAGACGTTAGGAATTCCGATTGTTAGTGTCGAACGTTTGGAAGCTGATTTTTCAATCGATTTACATTCAGCCCAAAAAGCGTTAAATTATTCTCAAAATCCGCCGATTCGGGTTGTTTTTGTGGTTCATCCCAACTCCCCTACAGGCAATGCTTTAACTCCTGCCGAAATGGATTGGTTAAGAAGCTTACCAGAAGATATTTTAGTAGTTATTGACGAAGCTTATTTTGAATTTAGTCAAACTTCTGTCGTTTCAGAACTTCAGCAACATCCTAACTGGGTTATTCTACGTACCTTTTCTAAAGCCTTTCGTTTAGCTACCCATCGAGTCGGTTATGCGATCGCTCATCCTGAATTAATTACTGTCTTAGAAAAAGTTCGTTTACCCTACAATCTACCTGCCTTTTCTCAAGCAGCAGCCACCATAGCTTTACAACATCGTGATTTGATTTTACCTTCTGTAGCAGATCTAGTTCAAGAACGAGATAAGTTATGGCAAACTTTAGCTGAAATAGAACAGGTACAAGTTTGGCAAAGTAGTGCAAATTTCCTTTACCTAAGGTTGCAAGATCGTAATTTAGAAGAAATTGTTCAACAGCTAAAAATTCAAGGAACTGTAATTCGTCATACAGGGGGAGGATTAAGAATTACAATTGGAACTCAAGCAGAAAACCTCAGAACTTTACAAAGATTAAAAGCGGTTATTGGTTAG
- a CDS encoding carboxyl-terminal protease produces MNQFFNKSSHGQGRKPSSQSRKNSFIRLGKLVPTKFIGTLVTASLVVAYANSSVKAALEDSPKTVVDEVWQIVNNEFVDREFNHIDWQKQRQELLKQSYSDRKQAYQAIRGSLKTLGDPYTRFLDPAEFEDLTSQTSGELSGVGIRLTIDEKTNDLTVVEPIKNSPAAKAGIQSGDKILRINGKPTALMSIEQASEAIKGDEGTEVSLQIAKPNQKVFDVTLVRQQIELPSVNYTLNQEDQLKVGYIKLDEFSSHAAEQMKQAIEELSNQQASGFILDLRGNPGGLLFSSVEIARMWMEEGSIVSTIDRKGGNQKFSADGKALTQLPLVVLVDQYSASASEILAGALKENGRATLVGTRTYGKGTVQSVHSLSDGSGLAVTIARYYPPSGIDINHKGISPNIEIDLSKQDQIVLSANPALIGTDADPQYAKAVNILRQNRLSRVNNTPASMSIR; encoded by the coding sequence ATGAATCAGTTTTTTAACAAATCTTCTCATGGTCAAGGACGAAAACCGTCCTCTCAGTCTCGTAAAAATTCTTTTATTAGGTTAGGTAAACTTGTGCCGACGAAATTTATTGGTACTTTAGTTACAGCTTCTTTGGTCGTTGCTTATGCTAACTCTTCAGTCAAAGCGGCCTTAGAAGATAGTCCAAAAACTGTTGTTGATGAAGTGTGGCAAATTGTTAACAATGAGTTTGTCGACCGAGAATTTAATCATATTGACTGGCAAAAACAACGCCAAGAATTACTCAAGCAAAGTTATAGCGATCGCAAACAAGCCTATCAAGCCATTAGAGGCTCGTTAAAAACTTTGGGAGACCCCTACACTCGTTTTCTCGACCCCGCGGAATTTGAAGACTTAACTAGTCAAACTAGTGGAGAATTATCTGGTGTTGGAATTCGTCTAACTATTGATGAAAAAACCAATGATTTAACTGTAGTTGAACCAATTAAAAATTCTCCTGCTGCCAAAGCAGGAATCCAATCAGGAGACAAAATTTTACGGATTAATGGCAAACCTACTGCTTTAATGAGCATTGAGCAAGCTTCTGAAGCAATTAAGGGAGACGAAGGAACAGAAGTTAGTCTACAAATTGCCAAACCTAATCAAAAGGTGTTTGACGTAACTTTAGTCAGACAACAAATTGAATTACCTTCGGTTAATTACACTCTCAATCAAGAAGATCAACTCAAAGTCGGTTATATCAAACTAGATGAATTTAGTTCTCATGCTGCTGAACAGATGAAGCAAGCCATTGAAGAATTAAGCAATCAGCAAGCTTCAGGCTTTATCTTGGATTTACGAGGTAATCCAGGTGGATTATTATTTTCTTCAGTAGAAATTGCCCGAATGTGGATGGAAGAAGGTTCAATTGTTAGCACTATTGATCGCAAAGGTGGCAATCAAAAGTTTTCCGCAGATGGCAAAGCTTTGACACAGTTACCTTTAGTAGTGTTGGTAGACCAATATTCTGCTAGTGCTAGTGAGATTTTAGCAGGTGCTTTAAAAGAAAACGGTCGTGCTACCCTGGTTGGAACTCGTACCTATGGTAAAGGAACAGTTCAATCAGTCCATTCCTTATCGGATGGTTCGGGATTAGCAGTAACTATTGCTCGTTACTATCCTCCTAGTGGTATTGATATTAATCATAAAGGTATTTCACCCAATATTGAGATAGATTTAAGCAAACAAGACCAAATTGTGCTAAGTGCGAATCCTGCTTTAATTGGTACAGATGCAGATCCTCAATACGCCAAAGCAGTTAATATTTTGCGTCAAAATCGTCTTAGTCGAGTTAATAATACTCCAGCATCGATGAGCATTCGCTAG
- the ftrV gene encoding ferredoxin thioredoxin reductase, variable chain — protein MKIGDRVRVKESVVVYHYPQKKKEPFDLKGMEGEIVDIMNNWQGRPISPNLPVLVKFEKKFKAHFRENELEVL, from the coding sequence ATGAAAATTGGCGATCGCGTTCGAGTCAAAGAATCCGTAGTCGTCTATCACTATCCTCAAAAGAAAAAAGAACCCTTCGATCTCAAAGGAATGGAAGGGGAAATTGTTGATATTATGAATAACTGGCAAGGAAGACCGATTAGCCCGAATTTACCGGTGCTAGTGAAATTTGAAAAAAAATTTAAAGCTCACTTTCGCGAAAATGAATTAGAAGTGCTATAA